TCTAGAGTTAATCAAACAGCAAAACATTTTCAGCTTTTGTTTGTGTCAAATTTTTCCCTTAACAAATGTACTTGTCTATGTTGTGATATCAGAAGTATCGTATGTACTTGAAAAACTGGAAAGAGGGCATACTCAAGTACTCAGCATTTGTGGATGAACAACAAGCATGGCTGAATGGCAAGACACACGTTGATAGCAACATGAGTGTACCAGAATGTTCATCTACAAACATTTCAAATGATCATCCACCATTGGGCACAAGCATGCGCTTTCCTTCATCTCGTTCTGGCATCTCCTATGCAAGCAAATTGCGTGCCAGTATTTTGGGGTCGAACAAAGGTATTCCATTTGATCCTGACAGCTTCTTTGAAGAAATAGCAGGTGGTGAGATGTCGGCTTGTCATGTACCATTGCAGTCTCCTGAGTTGGCAAACCACCCTTCGGTTCAAATGCAATCATTGTCTACTGACCTAGTGGCTCCTTCGAGTCATTTATCATTACAGTCACCTGAGTTGGTGAACCAACCTTCAATTCAGATTCAGTCATCTTCTGTTGGCATGTTCAACCAAGTTGCCAGAGAGCCTCCCCAGTTTACCAGATTTAGAAACTCTAGCAACTCCTGGACAACTGGTGTGTCGTCCAGTTTCCATGAAATTGGTCAAAATGTTGGAATGTCTGTTGGTCCATCACAAAGAAACAACATCTTCATGAACCAGTTGCCAAGACTAGTAGCCTCTTCTCACAGTGTTCCAACTTCTAGAAATGAATATCAAAACCAAATGGCAGGAGTCATAGGGACAACACCACCAATGGTAAGCTTCAATGAGCAGGCAACCCTAGCACCATTCAACTTTGGAAGCAACGGAAGCTCTACAGTGATGCCAATTAACAACTTTGCTCCAGGTAGTTCTTTAAGCACTAGACCTGCATTGTCTAACCTTAAGATATGTAATTCTGTCATACtaacccaaattccaaatggtggGGGTACAACTGGAAATCTCCCTGAAGGTGGTACCGTTGGTCATCAAACTGTTGGTGATCAAGAGAATAACAACAATCAACTCCCCGTGGCAACAAGGGAAGTGCAGATTAGCAATTATGTCATGCCAGCCCAGATGCTGAATGGTGGGGTTGCAAGTTGCAATCTCCCTAAAGGTAGCAACATTGATCTGCATCCTGTTGGTGATCAAGTGAATAGCACGAATGAACTTCCCACAGGAACAAGCGAGGCACAGAATGGAGCCATTGATGATATAGAGGCCTTTTTCGACGATTGGGTTAAACAAGTAAGATCTTTTTTTATCATTTTCCTGTCTACTTATTTCACAATAGGCTTTACATGTGAAATTGATGACTACTTAAGTGAGATTTATCTAACTCAACTTCTTTTCTCACAACAGGATTTACTCAACAATGATGATGCTTTCTTCAATGGGAACATGGAGTTTGCTCCGTGATGTAAATTTAATGGGACGAAGATGTTTCTGCATTTGTGTGTTTTCCCATCTTGTGACAAATGGTTCTTGTGTGTTGTACATTGTATGTGCAAAATTGTGCTATTTGGAGTAGGCTAGCTAGGGCCTAGGAGCAGGTCCCTTCAGTGGAATCACATGTGTCATGTATTATAGCTATGCAGATAAGCTCTTGCATCTTCTGTAGGTTTCAACTTGGTGGGATTAAGTTTGGAGGGAGGTGTGGGTCTACCTCCCCTGCTAACCCGATCTATACAATCTTTGGTTCTGAATTTGGATCAGTATTTTTTTTCACACAGAATAACCTAGTTGTTCTTAGGGATCTTATCTTAGTTCCTTGGGATCATAAACTAGGTAATGTCAGATGGATCTAAGCTTGGAGTATGTGTTGGATAGCCATACAATTACTGTTATTTTCTCGAAATATGGATAGCCCTAATCTACATGCGAAACAGAGAGAAAGTGTCGATATAACGCACTGTTCCTTGCTGAGCACAACAGAAGAAGCAATACAGTTAAAAAACAGAAACTGAACCAAGAGTCCAAGACTGGCTTGGTCTGCTGGCCAGAGGCCTGCACGATCAGTCGATTCACTGGTCCGGTCAGGTTTGAGTCCCAGCACCTACACCTCCCCTTCCTAATTGATAAAGGGGGCTTGCTTTGTGTAAGATTTAGCAGTTTCTGATGCTTAGTGCGTATTGCGTAACCTATTGATTTTTTTCACCTTCTGTTAACTTGCCCTGTTGATCATCATGTGTAAGAATAGAAATTCCTTTTTTGTCCTTTATTTTTTTTCCATGGAGCCAAATATTTGTTTTCCCTGACTGTAACAGCAATGGCGCCTTGTCAGGAAGATGTTTCGGGCATGTCCTGATGATACTGATCAATCCATCCCTGAATGATGTCAACTTCTTGTCTCCTTTGTTCTATAACCCAGTCTGGATCACCCTTTGTTGAAGATCTGAAGTCTAAATGATGTGCACCTGATCACCGTGACAAATAACTGCCAATAAGTGAATCGGGGGGAAAATGTTGCTACTGCAGtcttacatttttctttgtgcaatTTATTGCTCACCTTTCTCTGTGACAAGGGCAATGATACTGGATGAGATGTTCTTGAGCACCCTGGTTGCAACACAAGGGAAAGGGGATTACAGATACTCCAGCGCATTAAAAATGTTTCTGAAAGACTTAAATTATGCTGATGAATGAtgggaaataaaaagaaatgatCAGATAGACTTACCCGCCTCGACTCCATGGGTCTCGCATTCCGTTGGAGAAGATGATGTTGCTCCCAAACCTCTTGAGCACCTTATAAATTTTCTGCAGGAAAATGTGCAATGAAGCACCATATGAGCATTTGATACGTACCAGCAATTGTTTCCACTTATGGTTCATTCCTGCAAACTGAAATTCTGAAACACCACTTACATATCCACCGTATTCAGTTGTGATCCAATGCGGTCTCGGTCGAACCCCCCAGCTCTCGAAACATTCATCTGACCTTTCATCATAGGTGAAGGTGGATGGTGGGAACATGCTTTCGTTGGAGAccatcatgggcatgatcatctctGTACAGGCCTGCAAGTACAGGAGTATGTTACAATCTCAGATTCTCATTGTCGTCACTATTCACTAACATGGTATTACTTATCTCTCAGGTTTTACCTGCCATTGCCAGCCATCGAGGCCATGCGGGTCGTCTCCATCCTCTATGTTATTGCAAGTCTGGTCTCCTGTGTAGTTGTAGTACAAGCTCGCCGCTGCGAATGCCTTTTCCAGGATATCTGCGCCTGCGGGAAACCCATCGATGATCTTGCACATCTGCAGATGTTTTCATGTGAAACTTCATGATGGGTAGAACTGAAGTGCAGATTCTTGTTACAATGATGCAGGGTTCCGTCTGGCAGACAGTTCTCAAAACAAATGCTCAGAAGAACCGAAGAATAGTTCGTGTGGCAATTCTTAACACTTCATGCTATGGTTAATTTTTTTGACATGTGGGTAAAATGGAAAACCTCCTTGACAGGGTAGGCAGGCAGATTCTGCAGGAAATTGGCTGGGGTCGGATAGTCCACCATGGCAGTGTAACTGAACGCTGTCCACAGCCAATTTCGGATTGAATAAGCGTACTTCACTGTCCTGAAATTTGAGTGAAGAAAAAAACTAATTTGAGCTGTACTGTATTTAAGGTATCCTTAATTAtttttttgaaataaaaggaaggaGCTCTGTCGCTCAATTAAGTAAGGAGTAAGAGTTTTATGTACAGGAGGCACCCCTGGTGCCAACACTACGGTTGTAAGACCGGAAAGGAAAGACATGTCCCATGCCTCCAAGAAAACAGAATAAATGGTTAGTCATCATCAGTTCATCGGTTTAGCTTAGCATCCTTGTCATGATGATTAAACACGCCTGTTGTATTAGTCATCGAATGATGTATATAAGCCACTAGAAAACCTATAGCTGCTTGCGTAAACATGATAAGCTTGCAAACAACTATTATTTTCCTGCTGTGTATACTATCCATCCCTTGATTGCTGCCTGCAAGTCACCTCATTTCTTGCCTAAATGTTTGGTTAATGCTCGACTTACTTGCACTTCACGCAACGCAACCCATTACTCAAGCATTACTTGCAGGAAGGAACCAAAACCAGTAATTCAGCTTAACGAGCTTACTTGCAGGCTCTGAAAAGTTTGCTGAGGTCCAGGAGCCCTTTGTCTGTGGACCCCCTCTCGTCCAGGACATCCCAGGTTCCCTTGATGACACTGAAGCAGTTCAAGCTCTCAGACTGCATACATTGGTTGCAAGCTACAATCAGTCAACATCTTAACAAGAAAAATGGCAATTTGCTGCTGATTAGGACAATGACGAAAAAGCATCAATCTGACAAAGATGCCACCAGCACTCTAGCAGTAGAGCTACTTGGGTTGCTTTTTG
This DNA window, taken from Miscanthus floridulus cultivar M001 unplaced genomic scaffold, ASM1932011v1 fs_831_1_2, whole genome shotgun sequence, encodes the following:
- the LOC136533263 gene encoding two-component response regulator ORR24-like, encoding MVKAIKHGACDYMVKPVRPEMVKNIWMRVVRKSKSNPRNKVSSRNDNPSQMVQSVDDENGEKDDAKHTRKHWKKNRKDGDGAEKDENISTQKKQRVEWSSQLHSKFVEAINHIGMDKAVPKKILGVMNVDGISRQNVASHLQKYRMYLKNWKEGILKYSAFVDEQQAWLNGKTHVDSNMSVPECSSTNISNDHPPLGTSMRFPSSRSGISYASKLRASILGSNKGIPFDPDSFFEEIAGGEMSACHVPLQSPELANHPSVQMQSLSTDLVAPSSHLSLQSPELVNQPSIQIQSSSVGMFNQVAREPPQFTRFRNSSNSWTTGVSSSFHEIGQNVGMSVGPSQRNNIFMNQLPRLVASSHSVPTSRNEYQNQMAGVIGTTPPMVSFNEQATLAPFNFGSNGSSTVMPINNFAPGSSLSTRPALSNLKICNSVILTQIPNGGGTTGNLPEGGTVGHQTVGDQENNNNQLPVATREVQISNYVMPAQMLNGGVASCNLPKGSNIDLHPVGDQVNSTNELPTGTSEAQNGAIDDIEAFFDDWVKQDLLNNDDAFFNGNMEFAP
- the LOC136533264 gene encoding uncharacterized protein, with the protein product SYKSAETLGYLTSTQALADFAILIRSLKKNLSAEAAPVVVFGGSYGGMLASWFRLKYPHVTIGAVASSAPILQFDYITPWSSFYDGVSQDFKSESLNCFSVIKGTWDVLDERGSTDKGLLDLSKLFRACKTVKYAYSIRNWLWTAFSYTAMVDYPTPANFLQNLPAYPVKEMCKIIDGFPAGADILEKAFAAASLYYNYTGDQTCNNIEDGDDPHGLDGWQWQACTEMIMPMMVSNESMFPPSTFTYDERSDECFESWGVRPRPHWITTEYGGYKIYKVLKRFGSNIIFSNGMRDPWSRGGVLKNISSSIIALVTEKGAHHLDFRSSTKGDPDWVIEQRRQEVDIIQGWIDQYHQDMPETSS